In Arthrobacter sp. CDRTa11, one DNA window encodes the following:
- a CDS encoding phosphomannomutase/phosphoglucomutase produces MDLSPSFKAYDVRGLVGVSITAESAEAVGAAFVDTLDLSGKSIACGGDMRPSSPEFSRAFAVGATRRGANVLDLGQISTDELYFACGALDMAGAIFTASHNPAEYNGIKMAKAGAVPVSADTGLNAIRDLAQQYLDTGIPTVQAEGKISALDVLEAYAEKLRSLVPLDGIRPLKVVVDAGNGMAGLTVPAVLGAQYYPGLPLTVVPLYFELDGTFPNHPANPLEPDNLRDLQAAVVAHGADLGLAFDGDADRCFVVDEAGRPVTPSAITALIAVREIARARTAGEAEPVIIHNLITSRAVPEFVLSAGGRPVRTRVGHSFIKARMAEEGAVFGGEHSAHYYFRDFYNADTGMLAAMHVLAALGGQAQPLSELAREYDPYAASGEINSAVAGVAGTVARVRAAYEGSAAALLEELDGLSVTDPSGNWWFNLRASNTEELLRLNVEAADATTMAQVRDAVLAEIRR; encoded by the coding sequence ATGGACCTGTCACCGTCCTTCAAGGCCTACGACGTGAGGGGCCTGGTCGGCGTCTCCATAACCGCCGAAAGCGCCGAAGCCGTGGGTGCTGCCTTTGTTGACACCCTGGACCTATCTGGGAAGAGCATCGCCTGCGGCGGAGACATGCGTCCATCGTCGCCCGAATTCAGCCGCGCCTTCGCTGTAGGCGCCACGCGGCGCGGGGCCAATGTCCTGGATCTCGGCCAGATTTCCACGGACGAACTCTACTTCGCGTGCGGTGCACTGGACATGGCGGGGGCAATCTTCACCGCAAGCCACAACCCCGCCGAGTACAACGGCATCAAGATGGCGAAGGCCGGCGCCGTTCCGGTCTCCGCGGACACCGGGCTTAACGCCATCAGGGACCTCGCCCAGCAATACTTGGACACCGGCATCCCCACAGTCCAGGCCGAGGGCAAGATTTCGGCCCTGGACGTCTTGGAGGCCTATGCCGAAAAACTGCGCTCACTGGTACCCCTGGACGGGATCCGGCCACTCAAGGTGGTAGTGGACGCGGGCAATGGCATGGCGGGCCTGACCGTGCCGGCTGTGCTGGGCGCCCAGTACTACCCCGGGTTGCCGCTCACCGTGGTTCCGCTGTACTTCGAGCTCGACGGCACGTTCCCGAACCATCCCGCCAACCCGCTGGAACCGGACAACCTCCGCGACCTGCAGGCCGCCGTCGTAGCCCACGGCGCGGACCTCGGGCTGGCGTTCGACGGCGACGCCGACCGCTGCTTTGTGGTGGACGAGGCTGGAAGGCCCGTGACGCCGTCGGCCATTACTGCCTTGATCGCGGTCCGCGAGATCGCCCGGGCCCGCACCGCCGGGGAGGCAGAGCCGGTCATCATCCATAACCTGATCACGTCCCGGGCGGTGCCGGAATTTGTCCTCTCTGCCGGCGGCCGGCCAGTACGCACCCGTGTGGGGCACAGTTTCATCAAAGCCCGGATGGCTGAGGAAGGGGCCGTGTTCGGCGGCGAACACTCCGCGCACTACTACTTCCGCGATTTCTACAACGCGGACACCGGCATGCTGGCCGCCATGCACGTCCTGGCGGCCCTGGGAGGCCAGGCACAGCCGCTGTCCGAACTGGCCCGCGAATATGATCCGTATGCCGCAAGCGGGGAGATCAACTCGGCGGTCGCCGGCGTCGCCGGGACCGTGGCACGGGTGCGGGCAGCCTACGAAGGTTCCGCTGCCGCATTACTGGAGGAGCTCGACGGGCTGAGCGTTACCGACCCCTCCGGGAACTGGTGGTTCAACCTGCGGGCCTCCAACACGGAGGAACTGCTGCGGCTCAATGTCGAAGCCGCCGACGCCACCACCATGGCGCAGGTGCGGGACGCCGTCCTGGCCGAGATCCGGCGCTAA
- a CDS encoding carbohydrate ABC transporter permease — protein MLASISRRAILGIYAVIIIVPLTVVGFGSFKSTQELFAGPFSLPQSLSPANYAEVIGGQDLGSSFWNSVIVTAVSVPVTLFLASLAGYAISRLKGFMAWAIFGFLVLGMAIPAQANMVPLYVLFGRLGLLDSLTGLILANVVSTLPIAVFILGGFMRTLPKELYEASSIDGTGPWRTYVSIALPLSAPSVAAAAIFLFVIHWNELLYPLLFIQSPGNRTLPLALLSFQGEFQTNYPLLFAGVILASLPVVVAYVFLQRYFVAGITAGASKG, from the coding sequence ATGCTCGCCTCAATAAGCCGCCGCGCAATTCTCGGAATCTACGCGGTCATCATCATCGTCCCGCTGACCGTCGTGGGGTTCGGCAGCTTCAAGTCCACGCAGGAGCTCTTTGCAGGCCCGTTCAGCCTGCCGCAGTCCCTCTCCCCCGCCAACTACGCGGAGGTGATCGGCGGCCAGGACCTGGGTAGCTCGTTCTGGAACAGCGTCATTGTCACCGCCGTCTCCGTCCCGGTCACCCTCTTCCTGGCCAGCCTCGCCGGCTACGCCATCTCCAGGCTCAAGGGGTTTATGGCCTGGGCCATCTTCGGCTTCCTGGTCCTGGGCATGGCCATCCCCGCACAGGCCAACATGGTGCCGCTGTACGTCCTGTTCGGCCGGCTGGGGCTGCTGGACAGCCTCACCGGTTTGATCCTGGCCAACGTAGTCTCCACGCTGCCCATCGCCGTGTTCATCCTGGGCGGGTTCATGCGGACCCTGCCCAAGGAACTCTACGAAGCGTCGTCCATTGACGGGACCGGGCCGTGGCGGACGTACGTCTCCATCGCCCTTCCGCTGTCCGCACCGTCGGTGGCCGCAGCCGCGATCTTCCTGTTCGTGATCCATTGGAACGAACTGCTCTACCCGCTGCTGTTCATCCAGTCCCCGGGCAACCGGACCCTCCCGCTGGCGCTCCTCAGCTTTCAGGGCGAGTTCCAGACCAACTACCCGCTGCTGTTCGCCGGCGTCATCCTGGCGTCCCTGCCCGTGGTGGTGGCCTATGTCTTCCTGCAGCGGTACTTCGTTGCCGGCATCACCGCAGGTGCCAGCAAGGGATGA
- a CDS encoding PfkB family carbohydrate kinase: MPQPSTGTLLFVGCATLDSIALVQDYPAADSRTVATDFATAGGGPAATAAVAAARAGALTAFAGVLGTDEEGDRIVSGLEAEGVDTSAVIRDPNVKTGASVIVVSTATESRAIVTRPVPPVSFPAGSRFHELLATAAWVHTDHLGWNAVAGATGLNPANLKLSVDAGNPIPAFSPRGVALYVPTVERLRADYGEDLAVEALLRKAIDDGASAVVATAGSEGAWVLSGDGDPVHVPATPANIVSTLGAGDVYHGALLAAVAAGLALVDAAAFAGRTASASCAGLDGRSMIPRQAVTPVPA; encoded by the coding sequence GTGCCCCAACCGTCAACTGGAACCCTGCTCTTCGTAGGCTGTGCAACTCTTGACTCCATTGCCCTGGTCCAGGATTACCCGGCAGCAGACAGCCGCACCGTTGCAACGGACTTCGCGACGGCGGGCGGCGGCCCGGCAGCCACAGCGGCCGTCGCTGCAGCCCGCGCCGGCGCCCTGACAGCCTTCGCCGGAGTCCTCGGCACCGATGAGGAAGGCGACCGCATTGTCAGCGGCCTGGAAGCGGAAGGCGTGGACACGTCGGCCGTCATCCGGGATCCGAACGTCAAAACCGGTGCCAGCGTGATCGTCGTCAGCACCGCCACCGAAAGCCGGGCGATCGTCACCCGGCCCGTCCCCCCTGTCAGTTTTCCCGCCGGCAGCCGCTTCCACGAACTGTTGGCCACCGCAGCCTGGGTCCACACGGACCATCTGGGCTGGAACGCGGTAGCCGGTGCCACCGGCCTCAATCCCGCCAATCTCAAGCTCAGCGTCGACGCCGGCAACCCCATCCCTGCCTTCAGCCCCCGCGGCGTCGCGCTGTATGTCCCCACCGTCGAACGGTTGAGGGCAGACTACGGCGAGGACCTCGCCGTCGAGGCCCTCCTGCGGAAAGCGATCGACGACGGCGCCTCCGCCGTCGTCGCCACCGCCGGCTCGGAGGGTGCCTGGGTCCTTTCCGGCGACGGAGATCCGGTCCACGTGCCGGCAACCCCGGCGAACATCGTCTCCACCCTTGGCGCCGGCGACGTCTACCACGGCGCGCTCCTCGCTGCCGTCGCCGCCGGACTGGCCCTCGTGGATGCCGCAGCCTTCGCCGGCCGCACTGCCTCGGCCTCCTGCGCCGGACTGGACGGCCGCTCCATGATCCCGCGCCAGGCCGTCACCCCTGTTCCTGCCTGA
- a CDS encoding DeoR/GlpR family DNA-binding transcription regulator, with amino-acid sequence MSIAREEAPLTPRQRTILDELGRRGFISTTDLAETFAVSDMTVRRDTRVLSKLGLVRVVHGGVSAINTGGQNADFAARVREDADAKQRVARACVAMIGERDAIILDAGTTTYQIAQELPTSFGGTIITHSAPAIQRCLQLTSARTICLGGELLLDSQAFNGPMTVGAVQGLRAKTAFIGVSGLHDEAFYIERDVERATKIALMNSAEQVVVVATQQKMLRYALARLTAFDAVDILVTDAPPPPEIEKALRAAKVKLVVAA; translated from the coding sequence ATGAGCATCGCACGTGAAGAGGCGCCGCTGACGCCCCGCCAGCGCACCATCCTGGACGAGCTGGGCCGGCGGGGTTTCATTTCCACCACCGACCTCGCCGAGACTTTCGCGGTTTCGGACATGACAGTGCGGCGGGACACGCGCGTGCTGTCAAAGCTGGGCCTGGTGCGGGTGGTGCACGGCGGCGTGAGCGCCATCAACACCGGAGGCCAGAATGCGGACTTTGCTGCAAGGGTGCGTGAGGATGCCGACGCCAAGCAGCGGGTGGCCCGTGCCTGCGTCGCCATGATCGGCGAACGGGACGCCATCATCCTGGACGCCGGGACCACCACCTACCAGATTGCGCAGGAGCTGCCGACCTCATTCGGGGGAACCATCATCACGCATTCAGCGCCGGCCATCCAGCGCTGCCTGCAGCTGACGTCCGCGCGGACCATCTGCCTGGGCGGCGAGCTGCTCCTGGACAGCCAGGCTTTCAACGGACCCATGACAGTAGGGGCCGTTCAGGGCCTCCGGGCCAAGACGGCCTTTATTGGTGTGAGCGGGCTCCACGACGAGGCGTTCTACATTGAACGCGACGTGGAGCGCGCCACCAAAATTGCGCTGATGAACTCGGCGGAACAAGTGGTGGTAGTGGCAACACAACAAAAAATGCTCCGGTATGCGCTGGCGCGCCTGACGGCGTTTGACGCCGTGGACATCCTGGTGACTGACGCGCCGCCGCCGCCCGAGATCGAAAAAGCCCTGCGTGCCGCCAAGGTCAAGCTGGTGGTGGCAGCGTGA
- a CDS encoding aldolase, with protein MSPTDLSPLQRPSGAFAMLAVDQREAMRNMFAEHTDQPVTDEDLRDFKLEAARILTPYASGILIDRQFALDQAIEAGVVDPGCGLIASADHFESAHGELVGEVTIDRLVDPHKYAALGVKALKLLVLYRPDEPAEGRVAMVREFVERCQSAGLISIVEPVSRKPLAGGEFDWNAGILAAAKELGSLGADLYKAEVPFHGLAPEADVRAACAELTKAIDGPWVVLSSGVPEDVFPDAVRWACLEGASGFLSGRAVWASCIGAPDVVESLSTDAVRRLQRLCAVVDDVVSSQRTSA; from the coding sequence ATGAGCCCCACCGACCTTTCACCCCTCCAGCGCCCGTCAGGCGCGTTCGCCATGCTCGCCGTGGACCAGCGCGAAGCCATGCGCAACATGTTCGCCGAGCATACCGACCAGCCCGTCACCGACGAGGACCTCCGCGACTTCAAGCTCGAAGCCGCACGAATCCTCACGCCCTACGCCTCCGGCATCCTCATCGACCGGCAGTTCGCCCTTGACCAGGCCATTGAAGCCGGCGTCGTGGACCCCGGCTGCGGACTCATCGCCTCCGCCGACCACTTCGAGTCCGCCCACGGCGAGCTCGTTGGCGAGGTCACCATCGACCGCCTCGTTGACCCGCACAAGTATGCCGCCCTCGGGGTGAAGGCGCTCAAGCTGCTGGTGCTGTACCGCCCGGACGAGCCAGCCGAAGGCCGCGTGGCCATGGTCCGCGAGTTCGTGGAACGCTGCCAGTCCGCCGGACTCATCAGCATCGTCGAACCCGTCTCACGCAAGCCCCTGGCCGGCGGCGAGTTCGACTGGAACGCCGGAATCCTTGCCGCGGCCAAGGAGCTCGGCAGCCTCGGTGCGGACCTGTACAAGGCGGAGGTCCCCTTCCACGGCCTGGCGCCCGAAGCCGACGTCCGGGCCGCGTGCGCCGAGCTCACCAAAGCCATCGACGGCCCCTGGGTGGTCCTGTCCTCCGGCGTGCCGGAGGACGTCTTCCCCGACGCCGTGCGGTGGGCCTGCCTGGAAGGTGCCAGCGGCTTCCTGTCCGGACGCGCCGTCTGGGCGTCCTGCATCGGCGCCCCCGACGTCGTCGAATCCCTGTCCACCGACGCCGTCCGGCGGCTGCAGCGCCTGTGCGCCGTGGTTGACGACGTCGTCTCGTCCCAGCGGACCAGCGCATAG
- a CDS encoding NAD-dependent succinate-semialdehyde dehydrogenase: MNLKSAQHLVNGNWHSSGTSKEVTDPGNGSTVGEVAWGTADDATKAADAAAEAFGSWSRTTARTRADLLRSAAELLAERRDELAHTLALEAGKRLPEAQGEVDFSVEYFRWFAEEARRSTGTVSPPELQGRRHLSLRKPIGVALSLTPWNFPVSIQARKLAAMLAAGCTVVGRVSEKAPLAATGLFEVLHDAGFPAGVVNLVHGPSREITAALLQHRAVRAVSFTGSTGVGRQIMASASERVVRPLLELGGNAPFIVFEDADLDAAVEGAVLGRLRNTGQSCVAANRFLVQDSIADEFASRLGARFDAMSIGHGVPDGGAPVPDLGPVIDAERVSAVQALVDDALGRGARRVTQRTEVPGQGSYMAPTLLADVPDDAPLVGEEVFGPAAGVVTFASEEEAIRKANATEMGLAAYVWSGSPKRGWDIPERLEAGIVGVNDPLPSVAFAPMGGAKQSGLGREGSSLGLEEFEEVQYVAWRP, from the coding sequence ATGAACCTCAAATCAGCCCAGCACCTCGTCAACGGCAACTGGCACTCCTCCGGCACCTCCAAGGAGGTCACAGACCCAGGAAACGGCAGCACCGTGGGTGAAGTCGCCTGGGGCACTGCGGACGACGCCACGAAAGCAGCAGACGCGGCCGCCGAAGCTTTCGGCTCATGGTCCCGCACCACGGCACGGACCCGCGCCGACCTGCTCCGGAGCGCGGCTGAGCTCCTGGCCGAACGCCGCGATGAACTCGCCCACACCCTGGCGCTCGAGGCCGGCAAGCGGCTCCCTGAAGCCCAGGGCGAGGTGGACTTCTCGGTGGAGTACTTCCGCTGGTTCGCCGAGGAGGCCCGCCGTTCCACCGGCACGGTCAGCCCACCCGAACTGCAGGGCCGCCGCCACCTCAGCCTCCGCAAGCCCATCGGTGTGGCCCTCAGCCTCACTCCCTGGAACTTCCCGGTGTCCATCCAGGCCCGCAAACTCGCCGCGATGCTCGCGGCCGGCTGCACCGTGGTGGGCCGCGTGTCCGAAAAAGCACCGCTCGCCGCCACCGGGCTTTTCGAGGTCCTGCACGACGCCGGATTCCCGGCGGGCGTGGTCAACCTGGTCCACGGGCCCTCCAGGGAGATCACCGCGGCCCTGCTCCAGCACCGGGCCGTGCGCGCCGTCAGCTTCACCGGTTCCACCGGTGTGGGCCGGCAGATCATGGCTTCGGCCTCCGAGCGGGTGGTCCGGCCGCTCCTGGAACTGGGAGGAAACGCGCCCTTCATCGTGTTCGAGGACGCCGACCTGGACGCAGCCGTCGAAGGCGCGGTGCTGGGGCGGCTCCGCAACACCGGCCAATCCTGCGTGGCCGCCAACCGCTTCCTGGTCCAGGACAGCATCGCCGACGAATTTGCCAGCAGGTTGGGCGCCCGTTTCGATGCGATGAGCATCGGGCACGGCGTTCCCGACGGCGGCGCACCGGTTCCTGACCTGGGTCCGGTCATCGACGCCGAACGGGTGTCCGCCGTGCAGGCGCTCGTAGACGACGCCTTGGGCCGCGGCGCCCGCCGCGTGACCCAGCGCACCGAAGTTCCCGGGCAGGGCTCCTACATGGCGCCGACGCTCCTGGCGGATGTCCCCGACGACGCGCCGCTGGTAGGTGAGGAAGTGTTCGGCCCGGCCGCCGGCGTCGTGACCTTCGCCTCGGAGGAGGAGGCCATCCGGAAGGCGAACGCCACGGAAATGGGCCTTGCCGCCTACGTCTGGAGCGGCAGTCCGAAGCGGGGCTGGGACATCCCGGAGCGGCTGGAGGCCGGCATCGTGGGTGTCAACGATCCCCTGCCGTCCGTGGCGTTCGCGCCCATGGGCGGAGCCAAGCAGTCGGGCCTGGGCCGGGAAGGATCAAGCCTTGGCCTGGAGGAATTCGAGGAGGTCCAGTACGTGGCCTGGCGGCCTTAA
- a CDS encoding carbohydrate ABC transporter permease, protein MSTPTGTAAQRKAPHSPTRTDTAKARRRSPTRVNPALYLFPLPAVAIIAFFLVMPTLQAFQYAITDWNGFSAAFNYVGLDNFVRAFTKDSLFTNALTNNLKFVLMVVIAQTAFSLILALLLTKNSRGSILLRALFFFPTILSSVSVAFIWKFIYDPNFGLANAVLGGVGLEALQGSYLGNNAQALYWVAVTQVWFHAGQMMVVYIAGLQAIPRELYEAAEMDGAGRWQQFKSITWPFVAPATSIVVAYTTVQSFKAFDLILGIAGNPPKQSLDILSTRIYSTFANSEFGYAAAQSIIFMAMIALVTWLQRRLLRLTPKGE, encoded by the coding sequence ATGAGCACCCCCACAGGAACGGCTGCCCAGCGCAAAGCGCCGCACAGCCCTACACGTACCGACACCGCCAAGGCGCGCCGCCGCTCTCCCACCCGGGTGAATCCGGCGCTGTATCTCTTCCCGCTCCCCGCCGTCGCCATCATCGCCTTCTTCCTGGTGATGCCCACCCTGCAGGCGTTCCAGTACGCCATCACGGACTGGAACGGCTTCTCGGCAGCGTTCAACTACGTGGGGCTGGACAACTTCGTCCGGGCCTTCACCAAGGACTCCCTGTTCACCAACGCACTGACGAACAACCTGAAGTTTGTGCTGATGGTGGTCATCGCCCAGACAGCGTTCTCGCTGATCCTGGCCCTGCTGCTGACGAAGAACTCCCGGGGCAGCATCCTGCTCCGCGCCCTGTTCTTCTTCCCCACCATCCTGTCCTCCGTCTCCGTGGCCTTCATCTGGAAGTTCATCTACGACCCCAACTTCGGCCTGGCCAACGCGGTCCTGGGCGGCGTAGGCCTCGAGGCCCTGCAAGGCTCCTACCTCGGCAACAATGCCCAGGCCCTGTACTGGGTGGCCGTCACGCAGGTCTGGTTCCACGCCGGACAGATGATGGTGGTGTACATCGCGGGCCTGCAGGCCATCCCGCGGGAACTCTACGAAGCAGCCGAAATGGACGGCGCCGGCCGGTGGCAGCAGTTCAAGTCCATCACCTGGCCGTTTGTGGCCCCGGCAACGTCCATCGTGGTGGCCTACACCACGGTCCAGTCGTTCAAGGCGTTCGATCTGATCCTGGGCATCGCCGGCAACCCGCCCAAGCAGTCTCTGGACATCCTCTCCACCCGCATCTACAGCACTTTTGCCAATTCGGAGTTCGGCTACGCCGCTGCCCAGTCGATCATCTTCATGGCGATGATCGCCCTGGTGACCTGGCTCCAGCGCCGCCTGCTCCGGCTGACCCCGAAGGGGGAATAG
- a CDS encoding Gfo/Idh/MocA family protein: MSLPTAETVRTIRYGLIGAGHMAREHVRNLALIPGSRITAVSDPQQTSLEETAAEIGYQVQTFPSHQELLASGLVDALVIASPNDTHLGILKDIFASGTNLPVLVEKPVCTTAEQADELEALAANYTAPVWVAMEYRYMPPVQEIIQAAHNGKLGNIYMLSIVEHRFPFLHKVDSWNRFAERTGGTLVEKCCHFFDLMRLILQDEPTRVYASGGHDVNHMDENYDGRVSDMIDNAYVIVDFKGGRRAMLELSMFAEGSKFQERISIVGDAAKIETLIPVAANHWIEGDEAEATVEFSPRSPLGPEKHEVPVDEAVLAAGAHHGSTYYEHLGYRKAILGEGPVEVTVADGLQSVRMGLAAERSIVEGRPVELVNAGIGVRH; the protein is encoded by the coding sequence ATGTCATTGCCTACTGCGGAAACGGTCCGGACCATTCGTTACGGCCTCATCGGGGCCGGCCACATGGCCCGTGAACACGTCCGGAACCTCGCGCTGATCCCGGGTAGCCGGATCACCGCAGTTTCCGATCCCCAGCAGACATCCCTGGAAGAGACCGCTGCCGAGATCGGCTATCAGGTGCAGACCTTCCCGTCCCACCAGGAGCTTCTGGCCTCCGGCTTGGTGGACGCGCTAGTGATTGCCAGCCCCAACGACACGCACCTGGGCATCCTCAAGGACATTTTCGCCAGCGGCACCAACCTGCCAGTGCTCGTGGAGAAGCCGGTCTGCACCACGGCGGAGCAGGCTGACGAACTCGAGGCGCTTGCCGCCAATTACACGGCCCCGGTGTGGGTGGCCATGGAATACCGATACATGCCGCCCGTGCAGGAGATCATCCAGGCAGCGCACAACGGCAAACTCGGCAACATCTACATGCTGTCCATCGTGGAGCACCGCTTCCCGTTCCTGCACAAAGTGGATTCCTGGAACCGCTTCGCCGAGCGGACCGGTGGAACGCTGGTGGAAAAGTGCTGCCACTTCTTTGACCTGATGCGACTGATCCTGCAGGACGAGCCCACCCGCGTCTACGCCAGCGGCGGTCATGACGTCAACCACATGGACGAGAACTATGACGGCCGGGTGTCGGACATGATCGACAACGCCTACGTGATCGTTGACTTCAAGGGTGGCCGGCGCGCCATGCTGGAGCTGTCCATGTTCGCTGAGGGTTCCAAGTTCCAGGAACGGATCTCCATCGTCGGCGACGCCGCCAAGATCGAGACGCTCATCCCGGTGGCGGCCAACCATTGGATCGAAGGAGACGAAGCCGAGGCCACTGTGGAATTCAGCCCGCGGTCGCCGCTCGGTCCGGAAAAGCATGAGGTTCCGGTGGACGAGGCAGTCCTCGCAGCTGGCGCCCACCATGGCTCCACGTACTACGAACACCTGGGTTACCGGAAGGCCATCCTGGGCGAGGGCCCAGTGGAGGTCACCGTCGCGGACGGCCTCCAGTCTGTCCGGATGGGTCTCGCCGCCGAGCGTTCCATTGTGGAAGGGCGCCCCGTAGAGCTGGTGAATGCGGGCATAGGTGTACGGCATTAA
- a CDS encoding ABC transporter substrate-binding protein — protein sequence MSQISRRQAIAILGALGFGATAAACAGPGGTTTPGGATGPAAPATGAVTGKVSFAHWRGEDKVVFDELIKRFAALHDGVEVVQDISTSNDYNAQGLQKVRGAAIGDAFATFRGAQFKNFTEAGIYSELKGSKAAANYQPGLLTAGQSGDSQLGLPYQVVFPMPMANADLFDKAGAEIAPKDWDGFLAMCEKLAASGVIPISWPGGDVGNGGQLFNCMIANNAPVDDMCAQIEQGKLKCTDDWFLKMLGQYKDLVPYLQPNATGTAVEPAQNLFSQGKAAMLATGSYHIAAVRGLGAAFPIELVFPNTSDGNGKFEGAYNATFILGVNSASKNQAASAAWIDFLSEPENAGYYANQTAQHVAVKDVEYTNPDLKRLSPWLDKKTALAARFQFQNLDVRNAVEASATAVISGTSPEQAAEAAQKIVDERI from the coding sequence GTGAGTCAGATTTCACGCAGGCAGGCCATCGCAATTCTCGGAGCCCTGGGCTTCGGAGCCACCGCGGCGGCATGCGCCGGACCGGGCGGCACCACCACACCAGGCGGCGCCACCGGACCGGCCGCACCCGCCACCGGCGCCGTCACCGGCAAGGTGTCCTTCGCGCATTGGCGCGGCGAGGACAAGGTGGTGTTCGACGAGCTCATCAAGAGGTTCGCCGCCCTGCACGACGGCGTGGAGGTGGTCCAGGACATCTCCACCTCCAACGACTACAACGCCCAGGGCCTGCAGAAGGTCCGCGGCGCAGCCATCGGCGACGCGTTCGCCACCTTCCGCGGCGCCCAGTTCAAGAACTTCACCGAGGCCGGGATCTACTCCGAACTCAAGGGCAGCAAGGCCGCCGCCAACTACCAGCCGGGCCTGCTGACTGCCGGGCAGTCCGGCGACAGCCAGCTGGGCCTGCCGTACCAGGTTGTCTTCCCCATGCCCATGGCCAACGCAGACCTGTTCGATAAGGCCGGCGCCGAGATCGCCCCGAAGGACTGGGACGGCTTCCTGGCAATGTGTGAAAAGCTCGCGGCTTCGGGCGTCATCCCCATCTCCTGGCCCGGCGGCGACGTCGGAAACGGCGGCCAGCTGTTCAACTGCATGATCGCCAACAACGCCCCCGTTGACGACATGTGCGCCCAGATCGAGCAGGGCAAACTCAAGTGCACCGACGACTGGTTCCTAAAGATGCTGGGCCAGTACAAGGACCTGGTCCCGTACCTGCAGCCGAATGCCACCGGCACCGCTGTGGAGCCGGCGCAGAACCTGTTCTCGCAGGGGAAGGCAGCCATGCTGGCCACCGGCTCGTACCACATCGCCGCCGTCCGCGGCCTGGGCGCGGCGTTCCCCATCGAGCTGGTGTTCCCCAACACCTCAGACGGCAACGGCAAGTTCGAGGGCGCCTACAACGCCACGTTCATTCTGGGTGTCAACTCGGCGAGCAAGAACCAGGCCGCCTCCGCGGCATGGATCGATTTCCTCTCCGAGCCCGAGAACGCCGGCTACTACGCCAACCAGACAGCCCAGCATGTCGCGGTGAAGGATGTGGAGTACACCAACCCGGACCTGAAGCGGCTCAGCCCCTGGCTTGACAAGAAGACCGCCCTCGCCGCCCGGTTCCAGTTCCAGAACCTGGATGTCCGCAACGCCGTGGAAGCCAGCGCCACCGCCGTCATCTCCGGCACAAGCCCGGAGCAGGCGGCTGAGGCCGCGCAAAAGATTGTTGACGAACGGATATGA